GTGCGAAAGTATTGAGCACTCTCGCGCCGTGAACGCGTGCCGTCGGCAATCCAGATCGCGTCTTTACTCTCTCGCGCTCGGGAGGGCGCATTGCGCCCTGACCAATCGATCATCACGACGCGCTTGAAGAGGGTGCTCACACCAGCAATGTAGCAGGCGCCTCCAGCATCCGCTTGACCGTCTGCAGATACTCCGCAGCCATCGCGCCGTCGATCACGCGGTGGTCGCTGCTCATCGTCATCTGCATCTCGTGCCCGACGACGATCTGGCCGTTGCGCACCACCGGCTTCTCCACCGCGGCCCCCACCGCCAGGATCGCGCTGTTGGGCGGGTTGATGATCGCCGTGAAGTGCTCCACGCCGTACATCCCGAGGTTCGAGATCGTGAAGGTCGAGCCGTCCATCTCCTCGACGCTCAGCCCCTTCGCGCGGGCTTTGTCGGCCAGGCGCTTCGTCTCGGCCGAGAGTTGGCGCAGACCGGCGTGGTCCGCGTCGCGCAGGACGCCCACGACCAGCCCGCCCCCACGCTCCATCGGCAGCGAGATCGCCACGCCGATGTTCACGCGGTCCTTGAGTTCGATCGACGCCGCGTCTTTGGTCTGCTTCCACGACGCGTTGATGTGCGGGTGCTGGTGCATCGCCAGCGCGCACGCCCGGACGAGGAAGTCGTTCACGCTGAGCTTGACGCCCTGCGCCTTCAACTGCTCGTTCAACTGCGTGCGCAGCGTCAGCAGCGGGTCCATGTCGACCGCCATGGTGACCTGGTAGTGCGGGATCGTGGTCTTGCTCTCGACGAGACGGACCGCGATGGTGCGCCGCATGTTGGAGAGCGCGACCGATTTCGCCTCGAGCTTCGCGCCCACCGGCGGCATGCTCGGCGCAGGCGCGCCGCGATCGGCCTTCGAGGGCGATGCCGCCGCGGGCGACTTCGCCGCCGCCTCGACATCCGCGCGCACGATGCGCCCGCTCGGCCCCGTGCCCTTCACCTCGGCCAGATCAACACCCATCTCCTCCGCGACCTTCTTCGCCAGCGGCGACGCGAAGATCCGCCCACCGGAGCCGGACCCGTGCGAATCTTCCCCGGAGTCATCGTCGACCACCGCCGTCGCCGCGCCGTTGCTCGACGCCTTCCCGTTCGACGACGCCACCTCGGCCCCCGCCTTCTTCTCCCCCCCACTCCCCTTCTTCTCCGCGCCCTCTGCGGTGGAACTCTTCTTCCCCCCGAAAGACGCCTTCACCTTGGCCGCGTCCTCGCCCTTGCCCGCGAGCACGACGATCACCTCGCCGATGCCGACATTGTCGCCCTCCTTCGCCGCCAGGGTCGCGACCGTGCCCTCGTCGAAGGACTCGAGTTCCATCGTCGCCTTGTCCGTCTCGATGTCCGCGAGGATCGTCCCCGGCTTGACCGGGTCACCCTCCTTCACATTCCACTTCACAACCGTCCCCTGCTGCATCGTGTCGGACAGTCGCGGCATCGTGACTTCAATCGGCATAGGTCTTCCTCGCTTCGTGAACCGCCTACAGGGTAGTCTTACTTCTCGGCATGAAGGGGCGCCGCGGATGCCCGTTCCGCGATGATCCAGCCGCCCAGACAGTAGCTTGTGCCAATCTCAAAGAACTTCAGGGGTGTCCCCCGCAGTATCTCGAGCAACTCGTCGAGTGACGCTGGCTGGTCATGCTTGAGGGGCACGACCCGGGGATCCAAAGTGTGGGCGATCCGATCCTCGAGTTCCTCAAGGGTTCGATCCCACGGATGCTCCACGATCTCGAACAGGATGTTCTCCACGCCTGGCGCATCGAATTCCACCGCAGCGACGCCCTCAAAGGTCAGCCGCGTGGGGCTTCCCGGCATTCCCCCGGGAGGATCAAGGTCAAGGAAGAGCTGCCGCGATGCGCATCGGTGCTCGTACCGCACCACACACCAGTCGTGGAAGTTGTGCGGCAGCACTCACGCCTGCCCCAGCGTCTTCTTCACCGCAGCCACGATCTTTCCCTTGTGCGGCAGGAACGCCTGCTCCAGCCGCTTGCTGTACGGCGCAGGCACATCGTCGCTGTTCACGCGCACCGGCTGGGCGTCCAGCCAGTCGAACCCGCGCTCGATCACCTGGGTGATGACCTCGCTCGCGACGCTCGAGAAGGGCCACGACTGGTCCACCACCACGAGCCGGTTGGTCTTCTTCACGCTCTTCAGCACCGACTCGATGTCCAGCGGGCGGATCGTGCGCATGTCGAGGATGTCGCACTCGATCCCCTCCTCGCGCAGTTCCTTGTCCGCCTCCAGGCAGAAGTTCACCGGGCGCCCGAACGACACGATCGTGCACGCGTCGCCCTCGGCGCGCAGCGCCGCCTTCCCGAAGGGGATGTAGTACTCCTCCTCGGGCACATGGCCCTTGTCGCCCAGCATGCGCTCGGACTCGAGGAAGAACACCGGGTCGTTGTCGATGATCGCGGTCTTGAGCAGGCCCTTCGCGTCGTACGGGTTGCTGGGGATCGCGATCTTCACGCCCGGGACATTCGCGTAGAGCCCCTCGACGCACCAGGAGTGCGTCGAGCCGAGTTGCCCGCCGGCGCCGTCGTTGCCCCGGAAGACGACCGGGCAGCCGAACTGCCCGCCGCTCATGTAGAGCATCTTCGGCGCGTTGTTCAGGATCTGGTCCGCCGCGACGAGGGAGAACGACCACGACATGAACTCGACGATGGGGCGCAGCCCGCGCATCGCGGCGCCGATCGCCATCCCGGCAAAGCCGTTCTCGCTGATGGGCGTGTCGATGATGCGCTTCTCGCCGAACTCCTCGAGCATCCCCTGGCTGACCTTGTACGCGCCCTGGTACTGCGCGACCTCCTCGCCCAGCAGGTGCACGCGCGGGTCGCGCCGCATCTCTTCGCTCATCGCCTCGCGCAGCGCCTCGCGGAACTGGATGACGCGGTCGCCGTCGCGCGAAGGCAGCGGTTTGTCGAAGTCCGGCTCGAACGACCAGCGGTTGTAGAGAGTGGCGTCGGGCTCAACGAAGGTGGTCATGCGTTTGACTCAGAGGGATTGGTGTCGGTGGGTTGCTGCTGCTGCTTCTGCTGTTCCTGACGCTGCCTCTCTCGCTCCGCCACGCCCCAGGACCCCGAGATCACCGGCTTGGTGTACACCCGGTCGACCTTGCCCGGCTTTGCGAGCACGATCCCGATCACGCGCACCGCGGCGACCCCGATGGCGAGCACGATGATGGGGATGAGGAGTTCCATTCAATCAATCCTCCAGCGAGGCGATCCGGAGCGATCTCACTCGCCCTCAAGGAGCGGGTTCCGCGCGCCATGCGTGTAGTCACGCATCGGGCTCATCTGCGGAAGGGGGTTCACATACACATCGCTGTACAGTTCCGTCTCGGGATCGGGCTCGGGCGCTTCCTCGGCGAACTTCACCGCCGCCAGGACCTGCTCGCGGATCTCGTCCTGCATCTGCGTCCACTCGTCCTCGGTCAGGCACTTGCGATCGCGCATCAGGTGGCCCACCAGCATCGCGATCGAGTCCTTCTCCTTCTCGTACTTCTCGACTTCCTCGCGCGTGCGGTACTTCTGCGGGTCGCTCATCGAGTGGCCCTTGTACCGATAGGTCCTGATGTCGACGAACGCCGGCTTCTGCTCCTCGCGGCACTCGTCGGCGATCGCCTTGAACTCCTCGTAGATGTCGAGGATGTCCATCGAGTCGATCTTCCGCGAGAGCATGCCGTAGGCCCGGCCCTTCGCCGTCAGGTCGTGGGCCATCGTCGTGCCGCGCTCGATCGAGGTTCCCATCGAGTACATGTTGTTCTCGACGATGTAGATGACCGGCAGGGAGAAGAGCCCCGCGAGGTTCATGGACTCGTGGAGGCAGCCCTGATTGAGCGCGCCGTCGCCGAGGTAGCACAGCGCCACACGCTTGGGCGGGTTCTCGTTGCCATAGACATCGCGCTTCAGGACCTCGCGCTCGTACTTGACGCTGAAGGCCAGGCCGACGCCAAGGCCCGACTGCGCGCCGACGATGCCGTGCCCGCCGTAGAGCTCGTTGGGGCGGTCGAACATGTGCATCGACCCGCCCTTGCCCTTCGCGCAGCCGGAGATCTTGCCGAACATCTCGGCCATGCACGCCTCGGGGCTCATGCCGCGGGCCAGCGCGTGCCCGTGGTCGCGATAGGCGGTGACGACCGGGTCGTCCTTGCGCACCGCGGCGAAGGTGCCCACGACGAGCGCCTCCTGGCCGGTGTACACGTGGCAGAACCCGCCGATCTTCGCCTGCTGGTAGGCCTGCGCCGTGCGGCTCTCGAACTCGCGGATGAGCTGCATGTCGCGCAGCCACCCCAGCAGCGTCTCGTTGTCGAGGCCGGGGGTGTGGGACGAAGGTCGCTGCGCTCGGTCTGCTGTCACGGTCGTCATAACCTCTCCGGGTGCCGTGGGCCGGGGCGCGGTCCCGGGGGGCGTCCCGGCCGGCCTTGCCGCGTCATTCTGGGAACCCGACTCTAGGCGATTCGGCCCCTGCGCCGCCAAGGCCCGGGCCTCCACAAACCCATCTCCGATCATTCTCGGCCCGTTTGCCGACCTTCCCCAGCCGACGCGCCGATAACCCTCTCAGATGTCACCCCCCGGCGCTCCGACAGCCCCCCGAACGCGGCCCTCGCCCGTCGAACGCGACGCACTCCTGCGCCTCGCAGCGGGCGCGCCCTGGGGCTTCCTCGCCCCCGCCCACGAGCACCTGGCCGCCCACCGCGACGATCACGAGATCCGCCTGCTCGCGGCCCTGCACCTGACCGAGCTGCGACTTCGCACCGGCGCAATGGAACACCTCGCGGCGCTCTCGCCCGAAGTCCGTTCGTCGCCCGAGGCGGCGCAGATCGAGGCGTCGGCGGCCCGCCTGCCGTCGGACGAACTGACGGGCGACCAGCGCATCGCCACCTGCCGGCGCAACCTCGAAGCGCTGGGCGACCGCGCGGGCGGGCTGGCCGACGCGTTCGACCCGTGGGCGGCCGCGCATGCGCACTCCGTCAAACACTTTCGCGCGAAGGACGGGAACATCGTGTCCCGCGGCGCCAACGGCTGGAGCGGGCTCCGTGACGCCCGCGCCAACGCCTCGCGCCCGGCCGCGCCCGCCGACGCGGCCGAGACGCCCCCGCTTCTCATCGACGGGCTCACCACACCGTGGCTACTCGAGAAATCGCTGCGCGACACGCCCCCCACGCCCAACGGCTACCGCGCGCCGGTGCTGGTCGTCGAGCCCGATCCGATTGCGGCGCTCGACGCGCTCTCGCTCCTCGACCTTTCGTCCCCACTCGCCGATGCCCGCGTACGCGTGTTCACCGGCGACCGGGCGATCGACGCGCTGCGTGACTGGCTCGCGGCGCGTCCCGACGCGCGACTGCCGGGGCCGCCCCTCCGCGAGAGCCCGCTCACGCACGGCCAGCCCGCGCTGCGCGACACGCTCACCGGGCTCATCTCCGCACAAGAGCGCGCCCTCCTCGCGTTGCGCGATCGCGTCGAGGGTGTCTACTCGGAACGCGACCGTTCGTGGTGGGCCGCTCGGTTCGCCGACCGCGCGAACAATCCGCTGCGCGTCCTCGTCGCGACGAGCCGGTTCTCCTCGTTCGTGCGTTACTCCGCTCAGGACATCGCCCAGGCGATCGACAGCGCCGGCCACCAGGCGCGGGTGCTGATGGAGGCCGACGAGCACTCGCTGCTCACGGCGCTGTCGTACTGGCGGGCCGTCGACGACTTTGAGCCCGACCTCGTCGTGGTGATCAACTACCCGCGCGCTTCGCTCAAGAGGTGTTTCCCGGACAACCTTCCCTACGCGTGCTGGGTCCAGGACGCGCTCTCGCACCTGTTCACCTCCGAACTGGGCGGAGCGCAGGGCGAGCTCGACTTCCTCGTCGGCCACTTGCACCCGACGCTCTTCGAGAAGTTCGGGTACCCGCGCTCGCGCGCCATCCGCTCGCCCGTGCTCGCCTCGGCGCACAAGTTCCACGCGACACCCGCGACGCGTGAAGTACGCGAACGCTTCGAGTGCGAGGTCGGCTATGTCGGACACCAGTCCGAGCCCCCCGAGCGCCTCCGCGAGCGCCTGCTGCGAGAAGCCACCGCCGGCCCGATGCGCGGCGCCATCGACCGCGTCTGCGCCGGCGTGCCGGCGATCATCGACGACGCGATGGAGCGATCCCCGCAGGGCGGCCTCGACGCGCTGACCCGCTCCGCGCTGAAGGAAACACTCGGCCGAGAACCCGACGAGGCGAGCGTCGCGCTCCTGCACACCCGCTGCACCCAGCCCTTCGCCGACCGGGTGTTCCGACACCAGTCGCTCGCGTGGACGGCCGACATCGCGGAGCGCAGGGGTTGGAGGTTCCGCATCCACGGGCGGGGCTGGCAGAACCACCCGCGCCTCCGCGCCTTCGCCCGCCCCGCGATCGAGCACGGCGAGGACCTGCGCGCGTGCTATCAGTCCGCCCGCGCACACCTGCACATCTCGATCAACACCCTGGCGCACCAGCGCGTCTTCGAGTGCGCGCTGTCGGGCGGGCTGCCGATCTGCCGCATGCACAGGGACGAGCTCTCGGCAACGGAGACATGGTGTGCGCGCGAATGTTTGACGCGGGGCGAGTGCTGGCTGCACTGGCTCCCGCTTTCGGCGGATGTCTACCCCGTTTCCTGGCACCCGTGGTTGATGCGCCTGATCTCGACGAAGCAGCGCCTGGGCCTGGCGTGCCACCACCACATCGCGATCGACCCGGCGTACCGCGTTCGGGCGACGGCCGACGCCGTTGTCCCTCGCCCGATGCAGGCGGATCACTTCCTCGGGGACATCCCTTCGCTGACCTTCTGGTCGTGCGAGACACTGGAACTGGTGCTTGCCTGCGCGATCGAGCGTCCGATCTGGCGCGTTGACGCAAGCGCTGGCATCGCATCGAGAGTGAGAGCGGACCTCACCTACGAGAGCTTCGCCCCGCGCATGCTGGCCGATGTCGCCGCGATGCTGGCCACGCCCTGAAGCGGATCAACCCGCGGCGCAGGCAGCTTCGAGGCCAGCGGGGTCGTCGCTCGAATACAGGCGGATTACTCGGACACCACTGGCGCGAAGGGGCTCGCTCGCCTTCCAGAGCGCGGGCTCGTGGCTGTTCGCGGAGAGAATCACCGCGTCAAGGCCCATATCCATGGCCCGCTGGCGTGTGACGATCGGGAAACCCCAGAGCGATTCGCCCGAAGCACCGAGCGCGTCGTCGATCACGCACACGACGGACGCTGCTGGCGACATCAGGACATCGCCCAGCGCGCGGGTGTGTTGCCCGGCGCCGTAGAGCGCGACGCGGGTGAGCCCTTCGCGTTTGCAGAGGTCCAGCGCGCGTCTGACCCGGTTCTGCCAGTACAGCCGCTCGTCGTCGAGGAACTCGGGGGGCTTGACCTCGCACAGCGCGTCGCGCCGAACCCAGAGAGCGTCGCAGGCCGTGGATCGCTGGTCGGGGCCTTTGTGATAAATCTCGTGCATCTGGTGCAGCGAATAGCCCAGCGAGTTCAGGAAGAGATCGATCTGCGAGAAACTGGCGGCGCCATCGTACTCGGGGATGAGCTGCGCCTCGCTGAAGATCCAGGTGGTTCCCTCACCCAGCAACCGGGTCGCGCCGCGGAGCACATCGAGCTCGAGGCCCTGCACATCGATCTTGAGCGCGTCGACGCGGGCCACGCCGGCCTCGATCGCCCAATCGTCGAGCCGGACGCATCGGACGGGAACGGTCCGCACGCGTTCCACCCACTGGCCGTACGCGGAAAAACCCTCTGCGCTCGCGGGCAGAAGACTCGACAGCAGGTGATTGCGGGTGATGTGCATCATCGCCTGGCCGTTGCGGTCGCCTACCGCCAGGGGGTGCGGCACGAGGCCGGGGGTTCGCTCGGCACGCTCGGCGAGCCGAGTGAACATGTCAGGGGCGGGCTCGAACGCGTGCACGGTGGCGTTGGGGAAGACATCGAGCATGCGCCGAGCCACCGCGCCCTCGTTCGCGCCGATATCGAGGAGCGTCAGCGGCGCGTCCCGCGGCAGGGTGCGTGTCATCGTGACGAATGGATCGGTGTCGAGGAGTTTCATGCGTGCATCGCTCCCACGAGCTCACTGAGGCGTCGGGGCGACGCGTCCTTGACGGACGCCCCGTAAAGCCGGATCACCTCGACGCCGGCGGCGCGGATATCAGCGGATATCTTCCACAGGTCGTCCTCGAACAGGTCCGACGAGAGGACGACCGCGGAAACGCCCATCGCGATCGCCTGGTCGCGTGAGACGATGGGGAAGCCCCAGAGACGGTTGCCCTGCCGTCGCGGGTCGTCGTCGATGACGCACGCGACACGGACCGGGCACTCCATAAGGATCTCTGCGAGGCGGGTCCGCGTGTGGGCGCCTGCCCCATAGATGGCG
This Phycisphaeraceae bacterium DNA region includes the following protein-coding sequences:
- a CDS encoding alpha-ketoacid dehydrogenase subunit beta, whose amino-acid sequence is MTTFVEPDATLYNRWSFEPDFDKPLPSRDGDRVIQFREALREAMSEEMRRDPRVHLLGEEVAQYQGAYKVSQGMLEEFGEKRIIDTPISENGFAGMAIGAAMRGLRPIVEFMSWSFSLVAADQILNNAPKMLYMSGGQFGCPVVFRGNDGAGGQLGSTHSWCVEGLYANVPGVKIAIPSNPYDAKGLLKTAIIDNDPVFFLESERMLGDKGHVPEEEYYIPFGKAALRAEGDACTIVSFGRPVNFCLEADKELREEGIECDILDMRTIRPLDIESVLKSVKKTNRLVVVDQSWPFSSVASEVITQVIERGFDWLDAQPVRVNSDDVPAPYSKRLEQAFLPHKGKIVAAVKKTLGQA
- the pdhA gene encoding pyruvate dehydrogenase (acetyl-transferring) E1 component subunit alpha, giving the protein MTTVTADRAQRPSSHTPGLDNETLLGWLRDMQLIREFESRTAQAYQQAKIGGFCHVYTGQEALVVGTFAAVRKDDPVVTAYRDHGHALARGMSPEACMAEMFGKISGCAKGKGGSMHMFDRPNELYGGHGIVGAQSGLGVGLAFSVKYEREVLKRDVYGNENPPKRVALCYLGDGALNQGCLHESMNLAGLFSLPVIYIVENNMYSMGTSIERGTTMAHDLTAKGRAYGMLSRKIDSMDILDIYEEFKAIADECREEQKPAFVDIRTYRYKGHSMSDPQKYRTREEVEKYEKEKDSIAMLVGHLMRDRKCLTEDEWTQMQDEIREQVLAAVKFAEEAPEPDPETELYSDVYVNPLPQMSPMRDYTHGARNPLLEGE
- a CDS encoding FkbM family methyltransferase, which codes for MKLLDTDPFVTMTRTLPRDAPLTLLDIGANEGAVARRMLDVFPNATVHAFEPAPDMFTRLAERAERTPGLVPHPLAVGDRNGQAMMHITRNHLLSSLLPASAEGFSAYGQWVERVRTVPVRCVRLDDWAIEAGVARVDALKIDVQGLELDVLRGATRLLGEGTTWIFSEAQLIPEYDGAASFSQIDLFLNSLGYSLHQMHEIYHKGPDQRSTACDALWVRRDALCEVKPPEFLDDERLYWQNRVRRALDLCKREGLTRVALYGAGQHTRALGDVLMSPAASVVCVIDDALGASGESLWGFPIVTRQRAMDMGLDAVILSANSHEPALWKASEPLRASGVRVIRLYSSDDPAGLEAACAAG
- a CDS encoding 2-oxo acid dehydrogenase subunit E2 is translated as MPIEVTMPRLSDTMQQGTVVKWNVKEGDPVKPGTILADIETDKATMELESFDEGTVATLAAKEGDNVGIGEVIVVLAGKGEDAAKVKASFGGKKSSTAEGAEKKGSGGEKKAGAEVASSNGKASSNGAATAVVDDDSGEDSHGSGSGGRIFASPLAKKVAEEMGVDLAEVKGTGPSGRIVRADVEAAAKSPAAASPSKADRGAPAPSMPPVGAKLEAKSVALSNMRRTIAVRLVESKTTIPHYQVTMAVDMDPLLTLRTQLNEQLKAQGVKLSVNDFLVRACALAMHQHPHINASWKQTKDAASIELKDRVNIGVAISLPMERGGGLVVGVLRDADHAGLRQLSAETKRLADKARAKGLSVEEMDGSTFTISNLGMYGVEHFTAIINPPNSAILAVGAAVEKPVVRNGQIVVGHEMQMTMSSDHRVIDGAMAAEYLQTVKRMLEAPATLLV